In one window of Ruminococcus hominis DNA:
- a CDS encoding deoxyuridine 5'-triphosphate nucleotidohydrolase produces MQRIAKFHKVSEERFVNDWKDTFEETSEAEIKKIYEDISLPKRATAGSAGYDFYAPMDICLQPGETIKIPTGVRVEMEPNWVLKCYPRSGLGFKFRLQLNNTVGIIDSDYFYSDNEGHIFAKLTNDTNEGKTVQISAGNGFMQGIFVEYGITVDDDVTDIRNGGFGSTTK; encoded by the coding sequence ATGCAGCGAATTGCAAAATTTCATAAAGTAAGTGAAGAAAGATTCGTAAATGACTGGAAGGATACTTTTGAGGAAACAAGTGAAGCAGAGATTAAAAAAATCTATGAGGATATCTCGTTACCTAAAAGAGCAACTGCAGGTTCGGCAGGATACGATTTCTACGCACCGATGGATATTTGTCTTCAGCCAGGCGAGACAATAAAGATTCCAACAGGCGTTCGAGTTGAGATGGAACCAAATTGGGTTTTGAAATGTTATCCTAGAAGTGGACTTGGATTCAAATTCCGTTTACAGTTAAATAATACGGTTGGCATTATCGATAGTGATTATTTTTATTCGGATAATGAAGGACATATTTTTGCAAAGCTTACGAATGATACAAATGAAGGTAAGACAGTACAGATTTCAGCGGGAAATGGTTTTATGCAGGGGATATTTGTTGAATATGGAATTACAGTAGATGATGATGTAACAGATATTCGAAATGGTGGATTTGGAAGTACTACAAAATAG